One window of Candidatus Delongbacteria bacterium genomic DNA carries:
- a CDS encoding helix-turn-helix domain-containing protein: protein MVELGEKLKKAREKSGLDLIAISQRIKINIKYLEAIENSTFDALPEAYVKMFISSYARELGLNLEENITEKRIDSSKSENSKLENVNTEQSTMTNEILRFLEVHKNKILIIIISIIFIILFLIIKSFWNDFKGDSSKVNVINVENYEESVKDKPAIIVKETSENKKTDSVSSEMFSIISTEECYLFYYTDKEDIKERKLDKNDTLSFYDCEFVEFKSGRSNVLKIELFGKDVTGELSNIKGTSFGRLDAEGLKILKQSDKITNYLKVRYGK from the coding sequence ATGGTTGAACTTGGTGAAAAATTAAAAAAAGCCAGAGAGAAAAGTGGTTTGGATCTTATCGCTATATCACAGAGAATTAAAATCAATATTAAATATTTGGAAGCTATAGAAAACTCTACATTTGATGCTTTGCCAGAAGCTTATGTCAAGATGTTTATAAGCTCTTATGCAAGAGAATTGGGATTGAATCTTGAAGAAAATATCACTGAAAAAAGAATTGATTCATCAAAGTCAGAGAACTCTAAATTAGAAAATGTGAACACTGAACAGAGTACTATGACGAATGAAATTTTAAGATTTCTTGAAGTACATAAAAACAAAATATTGATTATTATTATATCAATCATTTTCATTATTCTATTTTTGATAATAAAATCTTTTTGGAATGATTTTAAGGGTGATTCTTCAAAAGTAAATGTAATCAATGTTGAAAATTATGAAGAATCAGTCAAGGATAAACCTGCGATAATTGTAAAAGAGACTTCAGAAAATAAGAAAACAGATAGTGTATCTAGCGAGATGTTTTCAATAATTAGTACCGAAGAGTGTTACCTTTTTTATTATACTGATAAAGAAGATATTAAAGAGAGGAAGTTAGATAAAAATGATACTTTGAGCTTCTATGATTGCGAGTTTGTCGAATTTAAAAGTGGAAGATCAAATGTTTTAAAAATTGAGTTGTTTGGTAAAGATGTTACAGGTGAGTTGTCAAATATCAAAGGAACAAGTTTTGGAAGATTAGACGCAGAAGGTTTAAAGATCTTAAAACAATCAGATAAAATTACCAATTATTTAAAAGTTAGATACGGCAAATAG
- a CDS encoding cache domain-containing protein has protein sequence MKLDIYRKILLVLLITAVSITGGILIFDFSTYSSKLNDQKELLTKERLNQLKSLVDVTIGDYIATRSQEKFFKSLDFMKYDPEGYFYVMNSKYYCLYHPYVKSLLNKDLSDYEDVKGKKFFKELVDMSKLQDEGYIDYYWNKSGKDEPVKKHVWFKKIPKSDMILATGIYSDDLDLLLNNFEKDLHSDLFFRITVIFTIFLIVILTMVSFSYKYFINPIKEISYVAKQIASGKYDISLSKVSNDELGELSDNLNLIKENLALITENTMKIKTNIVRGSLKSSVDIDTSEKSRHGLNISIVQGINQIIKTYTIYFDKMPVLIFINDKDGKILYRNDLFEQTFGNVDSIMEQTSLNLKRDLFIETVERNTTKKDTFNIEKKGNRIVYSIATYPIIDLENNVCGSFNLIKDESTDNSVLKIAEDAKKIALAEQEKSKQITEYLVKEVDQISYFLKKLSEGDLTIQYQPDSFNEDMKIYYEMMNKISVSLEDTIKKLYLTIEEITFAAEDIDHGSTQLSEASSSLSLGSTEQSSSIEELTSTMLEIGSQTRLNAENANLAANISSDAKKLALQGNQNMNDLEKAVHGIAISSGEIKKIIKVIDDIAFQTNLLALNAAVEAARAGIHGKGFAVVADEVRNLAQRSAEAAKETTELIEDSVKRVETGSSITKKSVQSLKEIEKSITKAVDLVNEIAVSSQEQARAIEQANTGLVQVSKITQTNSASSEETADAAKELSSQAEKLKEIVSYFKI, from the coding sequence ATGAAATTGGACATTTATAGAAAAATCTTGTTGGTTTTATTGATAACTGCAGTCTCTATAACAGGAGGCATATTAATATTTGATTTTTCAACTTATAGCTCTAAATTGAATGATCAAAAAGAATTACTAACAAAAGAACGATTAAATCAATTGAAATCACTCGTAGATGTGACTATTGGTGATTACATTGCGACACGTTCCCAAGAAAAATTTTTTAAATCTCTAGATTTTATGAAATATGATCCTGAAGGCTATTTTTATGTTATGAATTCAAAATATTATTGCCTCTATCATCCATATGTAAAATCCCTTCTAAACAAAGACTTATCTGATTATGAAGATGTAAAAGGTAAGAAATTCTTTAAAGAATTAGTTGATATGTCGAAATTACAAGACGAAGGTTATATCGACTATTATTGGAATAAGAGTGGAAAAGATGAACCTGTAAAAAAACATGTATGGTTTAAAAAAATACCAAAATCTGATATGATCCTTGCTACAGGTATATACTCTGATGATTTAGATCTTCTTCTAAATAATTTTGAAAAAGATCTGCACAGTGATCTTTTTTTTAGAATTACTGTAATTTTTACAATCTTCTTAATTGTTATTTTAACAATGGTTTCTTTTTCTTATAAATACTTCATAAACCCTATAAAAGAAATTAGTTATGTTGCTAAACAGATTGCTTCTGGTAAGTATGACATAAGCCTTTCAAAGGTAAGTAACGATGAATTAGGAGAATTATCAGACAATCTAAATTTAATCAAAGAAAACTTAGCTCTTATTACTGAAAACACAATGAAAATTAAAACTAATATTGTTCGAGGAAGCTTAAAAAGTTCTGTTGATATTGATACATCTGAGAAATCAAGGCATGGTTTGAACATAAGTATCGTACAAGGCATCAATCAAATTATTAAAACATACACAATTTATTTTGATAAAATGCCAGTTCTTATATTTATCAATGATAAAGATGGAAAAATATTATACAGGAATGATCTGTTTGAACAAACTTTTGGGAACGTAGATTCAATAATGGAGCAAACAAGTCTCAATTTAAAAAGGGATCTCTTTATTGAAACTGTTGAAAGAAATACTACTAAAAAAGACACATTTAATATCGAGAAAAAAGGGAATAGGATTGTTTATTCGATTGCAACCTATCCTATTATTGATTTGGAAAACAATGTATGTGGTTCATTTAATCTGATTAAAGATGAATCTACAGATAATTCAGTGCTTAAAATTGCAGAAGATGCCAAAAAAATTGCTTTGGCTGAGCAAGAAAAAAGTAAGCAGATCACTGAATACCTTGTAAAAGAAGTTGATCAAATATCATACTTTTTAAAAAAATTGTCTGAAGGTGATTTAACTATACAATATCAACCTGATTCATTTAACGAAGATATGAAAATCTATTATGAAATGATGAATAAAATATCTGTCTCATTGGAAGACACAATCAAAAAACTATATTTGACCATCGAAGAAATTACTTTTGCAGCAGAGGATATTGATCATGGGTCTACTCAATTATCTGAGGCTTCCAGTTCTCTATCACTTGGCTCTACAGAGCAGTCAAGCTCAATTGAGGAATTGACTTCAACTATGCTTGAAATTGGTTCTCAAACTAGATTAAATGCTGAGAACGCAAATCTTGCAGCAAATATTTCATCAGATGCAAAAAAATTAGCTTTACAAGGAAATCAAAATATGAATGATCTGGAAAAGGCTGTTCATGGTATTGCAATTAGTTCTGGAGAGATAAAAAAAATTATTAAAGTAATTGATGATATTGCTTTTCAAACCAATCTTTTAGCTTTGAATGCAGCAGTTGAGGCTGCAAGGGCTGGAATTCATGGTAAAGGATTTGCAGTTGTAGCAGATGAAGTAAGAAACCTTGCTCAAAGATCGGCAGAAGCCGCAAAAGAAACCACAGAATTGATCGAAGATTCTGTTAAAAGAGTAGAAACAGGTTCATCAATAACAAAAAAATCAGTCCAATCATTAAAAGAGATTGAAAAAAGTATAACCAAAGCAGTTGATTTAGTAAATGAAATTGCAGTTTCATCTCAAGAGCAAGCCAGAGCAATTGAACAAGCTAATACAGGACTTGTTCAGGTTTCAAAAATAACTCAAACTAATTCTGCTAGCTCAGAAGAAACAGCTGATGCAGCTAAAGAACTGTCATCTCAAGCCGAAAAGCTAAAAGAAATTGTTAGTTATTTTAAAATTTGA
- a CDS encoding cob(I)yrinic acid a,c-diamide adenosyltransferase, whose product MRMNKIYTKTGDKGTTSLVGGERVDKFNIKVESYGTIDELNSVVGLLRSFLNSEEHNPDLDIIIDELGIIQNVLFDLGSYLASSIIAREKYGLKFCTDKTEMLEKTMDKWLKVLPKLNSFIIPGGSISSSYMHLARTVCRRAERTIVNLSKQEEVNDDSLKFINRLSDYFFVLARYYNFLKKNDEILWTKC is encoded by the coding sequence ATTAGAATGAACAAGATATATACAAAAACTGGAGACAAGGGAACCACTTCTCTTGTTGGGGGTGAAAGAGTAGATAAATTTAATATCAAAGTTGAAAGTTATGGTACAATTGATGAGCTTAACTCAGTTGTAGGTTTATTAAGATCCTTCTTAAATTCTGAAGAACATAATCCTGATTTAGATATCATTATTGATGAACTTGGCATAATCCAAAATGTATTGTTTGATTTAGGTTCTTATCTAGCATCTTCAATAATAGCCAGAGAGAAGTATGGACTAAAATTTTGTACAGATAAAACTGAAATGCTTGAGAAAACCATGGATAAATGGCTGAAAGTATTACCAAAACTGAACTCTTTCATAATACCGGGAGGTTCAATAAGCTCATCTTATATGCATCTTGCAAGAACAGTTTGTAGAAGAGCAGAGAGAACAATCGTTAATTTAAGTAAGCAAGAAGAAGTAAATGATGATTCATTAAAATTTATCAACAGGTTAAGTGATTATTTTTTTGTTTTAGCAAGGTATTATAATTTTCTTAAAAAGAATGATGAAATATTATGGACTAAATGTTGA
- a CDS encoding DMT family transporter: MPKEDKKLAVSLMLLSSLSFAIMGLMVKFSGDIPVFEKVFARNLISLFVAIIVLVKSSSRFFGKLENQKFLFLRSLLGLSGVALFFYAIHNMNLADSSMLNKMSPFFVTIFASLFLKEKITRRSILILVIVFLSVLLIVKPKLDFTILPAFAGLTSAACAGGAYTILRYLKDKEKPETIVFYFSLFSVIVMFPLMMINFVIPSLEEFFALLGIGVFAGIAQILLTYSYRYGKASELSIYSYTNVVFSGVFGFVFMKEIPDILSFVGITLIVVTSTYFYKWSKS; encoded by the coding sequence ATGCCCAAGGAAGATAAAAAGTTAGCAGTTTCTCTTATGCTTTTATCTTCGTTAAGTTTTGCTATTATGGGATTGATGGTTAAGTTTTCTGGTGATATCCCCGTTTTTGAAAAAGTATTTGCTAGAAATTTGATAAGTCTTTTTGTTGCAATTATTGTTTTGGTAAAGAGTTCTTCTAGATTTTTTGGAAAGCTTGAGAATCAGAAATTTCTATTCTTACGCTCACTATTAGGATTATCAGGAGTTGCATTGTTTTTTTATGCCATTCATAATATGAATTTAGCAGATTCCTCCATGTTGAATAAGATGTCACCTTTTTTTGTTACTATCTTTGCGTCTCTTTTTTTAAAAGAAAAGATCACGAGAAGATCCATCTTAATTTTAGTAATAGTTTTTTTAAGTGTCCTTTTGATTGTAAAACCTAAGCTTGACTTTACAATCCTACCTGCCTTTGCAGGACTGACATCGGCTGCTTGTGCTGGTGGAGCATATACAATTCTGAGATATTTGAAGGATAAGGAAAAACCAGAAACAATTGTATTTTATTTTTCTTTATTTTCTGTTATAGTGATGTTTCCATTAATGATGATTAATTTCGTAATACCTTCCTTAGAAGAGTTTTTTGCCTTACTTGGTATTGGAGTATTTGCTGGAATAGCACAGATATTATTAACATATTCATACAGATATGGTAAAGCTTCAGAATTATCTATCTACAGTTACACAAATGTTGTTTTTTCTGGGGTTTTTGGCTTCGTTTTTATGAAAGAGATTCCAGATATTTTATCTTTTGTAGGTATAACTCTAATTGTAGTAACTTCTACTTACTTTTATAAATGGAGTAAGTCTTAA